A stretch of Melospiza georgiana isolate bMelGeo1 unplaced genomic scaffold, bMelGeo1.pri scaffold_29, whole genome shotgun sequence DNA encodes these proteins:
- the LOC131096457 gene encoding olfactory receptor 14C36-like, which produces MSNSSSFSHFLLLPLADTRQLQLLHFCLLLGISLAALLGNGLIISAVACSHHLHTPMFFFLLNLALSDLGSICTTVPKAMHNSLWDTRNISYTGCAAQLFFFLFFIGAEYFLLTIMCYDRYVSICKPLHYGTLLGSRACAHMAAAAWASAFLYSLLHTANTFSLPLCHGNALGQFFCEIPHILKLSCTHSNLRELWLIAATACLAFGCFVFIVFSYVQIFRAVLKITSEQRRHKAFSTCLPHLSVVSLFVSTAIFAYLKPPSISSPSLDLALSVLYSVVPPALNPLIYSLRNQELKASVGRLMTEAFEKH; this is translated from the coding sequence atgtccaacagcagctccttcagccacttcctcctgctgccattggcagacacgcggcagctgcagctcctgcacttctgcctcttgctgggcatctccctggctgccctcctgggcaacggcctcatcatcagcgccgtagcctgcagccaccacctgcacacgcccatgttcttcttcctgctcaacctggccctctctgacctgggctccatctgcaccactgtccccaaagccatgcacaattccctctgggacaccaggaacatctcctacactggatgtgcagctcagctctttttctttcttttcttcattggAGCAGAGTATttcctcctgaccatcatgtgctacgaccgctacgtgtccatctgcaaacccctgcactacgggaccctcctgggcagcagagcttgtgcccacatggcagcagctgcctgggccagtgcctttctctattcactgctgcacacagccaatactttttccctgcccctgtgccatggcaatgccctgggccaattcttctgtgaaatcccacatATCCTAAAGCTCTCCTGCACACACTCAAACCTCAGAGAACTTTGGCTCATTGCTGCTACTGCCTGTTTAGcatttggctgttttgtgttcattgttttctcctatgtgcagatctttaGGGCGGTGCTGAAGATCACCTCTGAGCAGagacggcacaaagccttttccacctgcctccctcacctgagTGTGGTCTCCCTCTTTGTCAGCACTGCCATAtttgcctacctgaagcccccctccatctcctccccatccctggatctggccctgtcagttctgtactcagtggtgcctccagccctgaaccccctcatctacagcctgaggaaccaggagctcaaggcttCAGTAGGGAGACTGATGACTGAAGCATTTGAGAAACATTAA